CCGCCGATGGAGGGCAGGTCATAGCGGCTGTATGTGCGGTCCCGGAGCACCCCCGACACCTGCGTGTAGTCGATCTCGATGCCGAGGTCTCCGCCGGCCTGGGCGGCGGCGTAGGTGATGAGCTGGCGGGCGATGTCGAGCTGGTCGACCCCTGCGGCGGTGAGGGTGTCGACCAGCAGACGGTGGCCTCGGTAGTAGCCCTCCAGGCCGCCGGCCTGGATCGGACAGGAGAGGTACCCGTGCGTGTCCCGGGTCGGGGTGCGGGTCCACAGGGCGCCGCCCCACGCGATCTGGCCGCCGCGCTCCAGATACAGCATCGTCCGGCCGGGCAGCAGCACCGAGCGTGCCCGGGCGGCGATCTGCCGGTTCGGGATGGGGATCGTGCCAGACATGCTGCCGGTCTTGCCGATGTAGTCGTCGAACCCCACGTCCTGGACGGGCAGGATGTCGAGGGTGCGGTCGGTGCGCAGGTCGCACACCCGCAGCTGGTACGGGGCCGTCACGTGGCGGCCTCGTAGGTGATGTTCCAGGACAGCCGGGTGGCGGCAGAGGCATTGACCGGGACAACGTTGGAGACGTTGGCGGTGCTGGAGGTGGTGGCGCCGGTCTTGACCGGGAACACCATCGTGGTGCCGCCGGGGTCGATCTCGACGGCGCCGAGGAAGTTGTTCGAGGCGAGGACGGTGTAGTCGCAGCTGCCGATCTCGTAGATGCCGACGGAGGCCGCGGCGACCGGCAGGCTGAGGAACCAGGTGCCGGCGCCGCCGTTGCTGGTCGACCCGAGCTGGAGCGTGCCGCGGTAGTTGATCTGACGCCCGATCCGGCAGTACCTTGCGGCCAGCGTGCCGTTGTTGAGCGTGGGGTTGGTGGTGCTGGCCGTCCACGTCGGCGTGTAGGCCTGGTACTCGCCGAGGCCCTTGGCCCAGGCCGAGCCGGACCAGCGCTCCAGGCCGATCGCGCCGTCGCGCCACTGGCCGGCGTAGCTGCCGGACACCAGCGAGGCGGGGGCGATCCCGCGAAGGGCCGAGGGCCACGGCACCCAGGCCGAGCCGGACCAGCGCTCCAGCACGCCGGCGTTGTCGCGGTACTGCCCGCTGTAGGCGCCCGCGATGGCGTCGCTCGCCGGGGTGATCCCGCCGACCCCGACGGTGTAGACCCGCTGGTCGGTGATCTTGTTGGGCCAGTCGATCGGGTTGCCCGCTGAGCTGTTCACCTCGACCCGGATGTCCCAGAGCTTGAGGTAGGCGGTGCAGGAGGGGACGGAAGTCGGGGCGACGGGGCTGGAGTTGGGGGTGCCCTGGACGATCACGATGTCCGGCTTCGTGAAGCCGGAGGCGTCGTAGGCGGTGTCGTAGGCGACGATGAACACGCTGTCGATGCGGGGCAGGCTGGCGTGGCCGTTCGCCACGGTGAAGCTGTGTGCGGCGGTCACCACCACCGGGTAGGCGCCCTGGTTGGCGGTGCCCTGGATGGTGGCGCGCCCGAGCGCGATGGTGCCGGTCATGCCAGTGCCGGTCAGCAGCAGGGCGGTGCCGCCCGGGTCCACGCCGGAGCGGACGGTGGTGGATCCGGTGGGGGTCAGCGCGGCCAGCGCGAGCCTCGTGTCTTCCCTGGTCTGCCCGGGGTTGAGGAGCCAGGCGGAGCGTACGGTCATGTGGATGTCCTCCTGGTCACCAGTGGGCGGAGCGCCAGCGCAGGACTGCGCCGGCGGACGGGGACGGCACGGCGTCGCCGGAGCGGAACGAGATGGTGCTGGTGCTGCCGGCCGGGAGGGTGAACAGCCCTTCCGGGACCGAGCGGTTGGTGGCGGTGCCGATACGCGACTGGCCGCCGAGGGTGACGGTGCCTGCCCCGGTGTCGATCACCAGCGTGTCGGCGGCGGTCAGGACGAGGTCGTACTCGAGGACGGTGTTGTCGGCGAGCCGGGTGAGGGACGGCCGGGTCGCCGGGCCGGTGATCTCGATCACCGGGTTCGTGTCGGCCGTCCCCGAGTTGGTGCAGGTGATGTCTCCGCTGGAGCCTGATGTGCCCCAGGCCAGGCCGGTCTCCGCCGGGCTGCCCCAGGCCAGGCCGGTCTCGGTGGGGCTGCCCCAGGGCAGGCCTGATTCCGGGGCGGGCAGGCCGGTGCCGGCGCTCTGCAGCAGGACGTCGTAGAGCCGGGGGTCGCTGGCCTCCCACTGGAGCGCTCCGGCCGGGTAGCCGCGGGTGAACGCCTGGTCGGCGGGGATGGCGCGGCGGGTGATCCGGGCGAAGGCGAGCAGCCGTTGCCCGGCGAGCTGCACCACCAGGGGCTGCTCGTCCTGGCGGACGGCGGTGGCGGTCCGCAGGGCGGTGAGGTACTGCGGCCAGAGCACGTCGTCGGCCGGGTTCTCGGGAATCAGCTCGAACTCGAAGGTGATGACGCGCCGTTGGGCCAGGAGGCGCCCTGGGTAGGCGCCGTGCTCCTGGGCTCGGGGGGTGGTGCCGTCGTCCAGGTCGGGGAGGTCCTGCCACCCGGTGAGGCTGCGGCCCGCGTACGGGCTGCGTTCACCGAGCAGCAGGCCTGCCCACTGGATCTGGCCGTCGGTGGTGATGAGTTCACCGGCCAAGCCGACTCACCTTCCCCTCCCCTTGGCCGCCCACAGCAGGCTGCGGGCGATCGCGTCCGGGGACTGGCCGCCTTCGGCGACGAACGTGCCGATGCTGACCGCGGGCCCGGCCGGGCCCGTGAGGGGTGCTGGCGTGGTGGCTGCGGCGAGCGTGGCCGGGCCCGCCGCCAGGGTGGTGATGTTGCTGCGGGCGGTGGCGCTGATCTCACCGGTGAGCGACTGGAGTTCGCTCCGCACGGCCGGTGTCCGGTCGGTGATTCCGGAGATGAGGCCGTCGATGATGGACCGGCCGGCCGGGGTGAGCAGGCGCCGGTCGCGCGACGGCGGGCCCTTCCAGGACGGCAGCATGTCCGTAAGATCGGACAGGACCCCCTTCACGTCGGGGATCTTGTTCTTGATGCCCTTGATCAGGCTGATGATGATGTCGTTGCCCGCGTTGAACAGGCTGATCGCCAGCTCGCCGAGGACCTTCCCGATCTCGCCGGGCAGCTCGGTGAACACCCTCATCAGGTGCTCACCCCAGCCCTTCGCCGCTTCCTTCCCGGACTCCCAGGCGCCCTTCACGTCTCCGCTCAGGAGCTGGGTCAGCGTCCGCAGAGCGGGGACCACGACGGTGGTCACCACCTTGGCCAGCTCGCCCGAGAAGATGCCCGCGAGCTTGCCGACCGTGTCGATGATCGGGGTCAGGATCGGCATCAGCATCTTCAGGTAGTCGCCCAGCAGCACCGCGAGTTGGGAGATCAGCGGGCCGAGCGCCACCATCACCTCGGCGAACGAGGTGGCCAGCTGCTGGAGCGACGGCGCGAGCGCGGTGAGCAGGTCGCCAAGGACGGGCAGCAGAGCGCCGGTCAGGGTCGTGAATACCTGCATCAACGGGCCGATGATGGAGGGGAGTTGCGCCAGGATCGGCGCGAGCACGGCGGCGAGGACCGCCGCGACCTTGGCCACCACTGGGGCGAGTTGCACAAAGACCTGGCCGAGCGCCGCCACGATCGGGACCAGGACCGGGCCGAGGCCCGCAATCAGCTGCCCGATCACCGGCAGCAGCGGCGCGAACGCCACTACCAGCTCGCCCACGGTCTGAGCGACCGTCAGCAGCAGCGGCCCGAGAGCGGCGATGATCGGCGACAGTGCCTGACCGAGCGCGTTGATCAGGACCTTCGCGGGCGGCCCGAGAGCGGTGAGCACTGGGCCGAGCACCCCGAGGGCCTGGCCCAGCAGTGGGGCGGCGACCTTGCCGATCTCGGCGATGGTGGTGAACAGGGCGCTGAGTGCGCTCTGGACCTCCGGGGTGGCGGTGACGCGGCCGAGCTCGGCGGTGATCTGCTGCAGGACGCCGAGGAACCCGCCTCCCGCGGCAGCGGCTGGGCCCAGGATGTTGCCGAGGATCGTGCCGACGTTGCCCAGGACGTCGAACAGCTGGCTGCCGAGCCTCAGGGCCTGGTCGATCGCGGCGGTGAGCTTGCCGCTGGCCAGCCCATCGGTGATCTTCTGGGTGAGGCTGCCCGCGCCCTGGGCGATGCCCTGGGTGAGGCGGGCGAAGGCCGGGGCGGCGGCCGCGCCGATCGACACCAGGCCGGTGACGACCTGGCCGGGCAGCGCGGTGAGGTTGCGCAGGCCGGTGGTGGCACCGGCCAGCGCGGTGCCGAACACTCCGCTGCCGGCCAGGTCCCGCGCGGCGCTGCCGGCGCCCTTCGCCATGGCGTTGAGGACTCCGGCAGTGGCGGTCAGCTCACCGCGCAGGGTCGGCAGCAGGGCGCCGGCGGTGGTCTTGAGCTCGGCGTCGAGACCGGCGAACAGCTCCTGTTGGACGGCCTGCTGGACGTCGCGGAAGGCGGGGCCGAGCTCGCGGACCGCGAGGACGAACGACCGGGCGGAGGGCGCGAGCTTCGCCATCGCGGCGCCGAACGCGTCGATTCCTCCCGCCCCGCCACTCCCGGCGGCGGACGCGTCCGCGATGGCCTGGGCAGCGTCGGCGACCGCGCGCTGTGCGTCGGCGACCTGCCGGGCTCCGTCGAGGGCGGCCTGGGCGGCGCTCTCCCGGGCGTCGGCGACGTCGCGCTCGGCGTCGCCCACGTCGCGGGCCGAGGCGGCGACCTTGTCCTGGGCGGCGGCGACCTGGGCGGCGCCCTGGACTCCGGCCCGGGCGGCGGCGGCCTGCTCGTCGGCGAGCCGCCGGTTCTCCTTCTGCTGCTCGCGCAGCGACTGGACGGCCTCGTCGTAGGCGAGCTGGGCCTCGTCCAGCTGCCGCTGCTGGCCGGGCTGCTGCCGGGCGGCGTTCAGCGCGTCGGTGGCGTCGGCGAGCTGGAGCGCGGCGGAGCGCTCGGCGAGCTGGCCGGAGGTGACGCGGTCGGCGAGGTCCTCGGAGTCGAGGGCTGCCTGGCGCCGCGCGTCGTCGAGGTCCTGCTGGGCGCGCAGTGCCGAGCGCTGGGCGTCGGCGAGGTTGCGCTCGGCGTCCCCGATGTCGCGGTTGGCGCGGACCACCCGGGCGGCGGCCTCCTGCGTGGTGCGCGCCAGGGCGTCCTTGCTGTCGGCGAGCTGGCGGGTCGCGGCGGCGACCTGCTTGGCGGTGGACGCCGCCGCGGCGCCGCCACCGGCGGCGGGAGCGAACGCTGCCTTGAGCGCGGGGCCGACCCCGATCGCGCCGAGGCCGAGCGCGGACAGCGCACCGCCGAGGCTGAGAACGCCGGGCACTGCGACCAGGGCGGCCGGGCCGATCTGGGCCAGGCTCACCCCGAGGGAGGCGATCGCCGGCGCGCCGAGGGTGCCGAGCGCGATCAGGGCACCCCGAAGGGAGTTGACCTGCGGCAGCAGCGCGCCGGGGTTGAGGCCGCTCAGCGCGGAGCGGGCCGAGGAGGAGTCGGCGCGGACCTCGATGCGGGAGGTGCGGTTGCGGCCGAGGGCGTCGAGTGCCGCGCTGACCCGGGCCCGGGCGCCGTTGTCCAGGCGGGGGACGACCGGGACCCGGATCTCGTCGTAGATCTGGTCGAGGGAGGCGACCACCGCGCGGGCCGCGCCCCGGTCCAGGACCGGCCGGATGGGGACGTCGATGCGCTCGGTGAGCGCGACCAGGTAGGCCTTGATCTGCCGGGCGGCCGGGCGGTCCAGGACCGGGCGGATCGTGACATCGGCAGCCTGGACCGCCCGGCGGAGCGCGGCGTCCAGGCGCTCGGCGAAGCCGGTGGTGTCCGGCGTGATGGTGATGTCGAGCTGGGCGCGCTGCTGGACGCGGTCGAGATAGGTCTGCAGCTTCCCCGCGAAGCCGGAGGTGTCGGGCAGAACCTTGATGGAGAGGCGGTCGACTTCGCGCCCGCCGGGGGATCCGGCCACCGGCCATCACCCCCTCACCCGCTGTGGAGCTGTCAGCCGCTGCGGTACTTCTCCGGCAGCGGCTGGGCGTTCGGGTGGAGGGAGAGGTCGGGCATCCGGCGCCGGGCCGGTTGCCGGTCGCCCGGGCGGGGCAGCCGCTCGGGAGGCTTCACCGGGCGGCGGGACTTGACCTGCACGATCGTCCAGGCGGTGAGGTGCATCGCCTCGACCAGGTCGGCGAGCAGGTGGGTGTGCGCGTTCCACCCGAAGTGGGCGCGGCCGCCGGCCAGGGCGGCGGGCAGGTGGCGGCCCGGCGGGAGGTGCTCGGCCAGGTCGAGGACGCGGCGGGGGGCGAGGGTGCCGCGCCAGAGGTCGGCCAGGTCCAGGCCGTATACCTCCTGCAGGTCCGCCCGCAGGGCGCCGCCGTGATCCTCGATCAGTTGGACGAGCGCGAGGCTTCCCCCAGCTGGGTGGCCTCCAGGTAGTGCTCGACCAGCATGAGCTGGGCGACGGCCGGCCAGCCGTTGACCTCGGCCCGCACCGCGTCGCTCTCCTCCGCGACGGCCACCAACAGTTCGATGACGGCGGCCAGTTGCTCCTGTTCGTCGCTGGACGCATCGACGCTGGCGACCAGGTCCTGGGCGGCCCGGCGTTCCTCGTCGGGCAGCATCATGATGTTGCGCAGGCGGGCGGTGGTGCCGTCCGCGAGTTCGAGCTCGACGTCGGTGTAGCGGGTCTTCGCCTCGGTCATGAGGCTGTTCAGGCTGACGCCCACGATGGGCTCCTCTCGGTGTCGGGTCCGGCCCAGGGGCGGGCGCGGCGGGGGCTTGGTTCGGGGCGGGGTCAGGATCCGGCGCCGAGGGCGGTGGCCCACTCGCCGATCGCGCCGCCGATCAGGTTGGAGGCGAGGAACGTGCCGGCGATCGGCAGGGAGAACCAGTTCTCCGCGTCCAGGCTGACCGCGTCGGAGCCGAGCAGGGAGACGCGCGGGTGCCACAGCGGCACGTAGTGCGAGCCGTCGACCAGGATCATCAGCAGGGCCTTGATCTGCGGGACCGGCTGGACGGGGATGCGGATCGACCCGTCGGCCTGCATCGCCTCGGGCCCGGCGCCGAAATACAGCTGCAGGCTGGTGGCGTCGGCCTGGATCGACTGGAAGGTCAGCCCGTACTCGACGTCCGGGCTGGTCTGCCGCAGCTTCGAGTTCTGCCAACTCCCCAGGGTGGTGGGGCTGTCGCCTCCCCGGGTGAACTCCGGCATGTTGTCGCGGGAGGTGTGGCCGAGGTTCACCCACGGCGAGCCGGGGGCGAGCGGGTCGGTGATGGTGACGGGCTTGGCGGTGTCGGCAGGGGCGAGGTAGATGTAGCCGGTGCCGGGGATGATCGCGGCGGCGGCGTTCATGGTCATGGGTGTTCTCCAGATCAGGTCAGGGGTCGGGCGGTGACGCGGTACGTCGCCTGGAACCGGAACATGTCCGGCCCGGCTGCCGGGCTGCCGGTGCGGATCTCGGCCGGGCCTGACACGTCGTCACCGAAGTGCGAGAGGTAGCCGCCCGCGGCGGGGTCTGGCCACTGGGCGGTGCACGCGTCGAACAGCGCGGCGCCGGCCTGGCGGGCCAGCAGGGAGGCGGCGCTGCGGTCGGCGGCCGCGCACTGCACGTCGATGACGGCGGCGTCCAGGCCGCGCGGGTCGACGGCCGAGCCGCCCACCCTGCGGGCGACGACCAGCGGCAGCCAGCTCGTCCAGTCGTCCGGCCACAGGGTGAACACCTGCGCGCCGGTGGCGGCCAGGCCTGCGGCGAGCGCGCCGCGCACCAGGGCGTCGGTGTCGGGCAGGGGCACTGTCACGTGATCCCCGCCTCGATCGCGTGGATGCCCTCGACCCAGGTCCCGTCCGGGGCGTGGTGGCCGTAGTTGATGGCCAGGACCGCCGGGTCGGCGATGGAGACGGTGGAGTCGACGCGGTCGGTGACGACCTTGAGGGAGGCGGCCAGGGCCCCGGTCGCGGTGTGCGCGGCGACCACCGCCTGCACCCGGGCCGCCCGTTCCTCCAGTTCGGCCCGCACCGCTCGGCGGACCGACGGCAGGTGTGCGATACGGGAGTTGACGGCGCGGGGGTCGGGGTGGGCCACGGTCACCTCCGGCGGATCAGGGCGGTGTCGTGCCGGGTGCGGGCCGAGCCGTTGTGCCGCTTGGGCTCGCCCACCACCAGCCAGTCCCGCCCGGCCCAGGTCAGCCGGGACCAGGGTCCGGCGGGCAGGGAGCGGGCCAGCACCCGGTACAGGGTGTTGTCGAGGTAGCCGAGCTCGGCGGCCTCCTGCGAAGTGGAGGGCTGCACCCGGCACTTGAGGGTGACGGGCGCGCCTTCGGGGCCTCGGGTGCCGTCCGGTTTCACCGGTCCGGCCGGGTAGACGGTGACGGTGTCGGGCCCTCGGTCCAGCAGCGACGCCACGTCACCACCAGCTCGGGTCGCCGCCGGGCACGGTGACGGTGCGGGCGGAGTACGGGGTGATGGTGAACGCCCCGGTTCCGGCCGTGATCATGTCCTTCTCCTCGGGCAGGAGGGTGAGGTAGCCGGCGGCCGCGGCGGCGGACAGCTGGTACTGGTAGTCGCCGTCCATCTCCATCCGCAGCCCCTCGGGGTTGCGGGCGATGCGGGCCACCATGGACGCCTCGACCAAGTCGACGGTGTCCTGCGTGATGGTGCCCGCCGCGATCCGGCCCGGCAGGGCCGGGTAGCGGGCGAACAGGTACAGCTCGGCCATGCCGATCAGCGCGAGGATCTGCTCGTCGGTCAGCTCGGTGCCCTGCGGAACAAGGGCCTTGACCTGGGCGACAGTTGCCGTCACGAAGCCTCCTCCCCCGGCTTGGCGAGTGCTTCCACCGCCTCGCACCAAGCGGTGAGGTCGGCGGCCGGATCGAGCTCGGCGGAGCGGGCCAGCGCTGCGGCCGACGCTGCGGCGTACGTCTTGGGTTCCAGCAGGCGCCGGATGGCCTTCTCCCAGGCGTCCGGGTCGTTGCGGTCGGCGAAGTGGCCGGCGTCGCCGAGAGATTCCACCAGGCCGGGGGTGGGGTGGGCGATCACCGGGATGCCGGAGGCCATCGCCTCCACTCCGGCCCGGCCCCAGCTCTCGTACGCCGAGGGCATCAGCAGCAGGCGGGTGCGGGCGTAGACCTGGTCGCGCATCATGGCGCCGGCCTGCTGCGGCAGCACGACGGCATTGGGCGGCAGGTGACCGGGGACGACCTGGTCGCCGTAGGCGCCCTGCACCCCGAGGAATTCCAGGTCCGGCATCCGCTCCGCCAACTCCCAGAACAGGGCGCCGCCCTTGGACTCGTTCAGGTTGACCAGCGTCACCCGGTCCCCGGGGGTGGTGGCGTAGTCGACGGCCAGCACCGGCGGCCGCACCACCAGATGCGCGGGCACGGGGAGTTCGGCGGAGGTGTAGTGCTCCCCCGCCTCGTCCGCCGTCCACTCGGCGTTGTAGACCGCGAGGCCGGCGCCGGCCGCGTCGTCGAACGAGGCGGGGTGGGTGTTGTGGACCAGCACCACCGAGGGCACCGACCACTCCCGGCCGAAGGCGACGGCGGCCGCCGCGCCCTCGAGGTGGCCGATCAGCACGTCCGCGTCCCGGCCCGCGTCCACGAACGTGGTCCGACTCTCCAGCGGGTGCACCGTGATGCCGTCGAGGTCGTAGCGGCCGGGCATCGCGCCGTAGCGGTGCAGGTGCACCGAGACGGCGTGCCCGCGCTCGGCGAGGGCCCGCAGCAGGGTGTGGAGCATCCACTCGGCGCCCGCGTTGTGGGTGGGTGGGTAGCCGTGCACCCGGGCGACCACCCGCAGCGGACGGCCCATCAGCTGCCGCCGGGGGTGCCGGTGTACTTCACGAACGCGTTCTCGTCGCCGATGACGAACCCGAAGTGAGCCTCGCACAGCAGCAGCACGAGGTTCTCCTGGAACGCCGAGTGCCAGTTCCCGTCGGCGTCCTTGTAGTTCGCCTCGGTGGACAGCTTCATGGTGATGTCCATGCCGACGCCGTACGCGGCCTGCGACCAGTCCCCGCCGATCATCCGCAGCCCGGTGTCGGTGCTGGTGGAGGCTCGCACGAGCTTGCCGGAGATCCCCCGGGAGTAGGCCATCGGGACGCCCTGCAGGGAGCGGGACCCGGCCGCGCCGGG
This genomic interval from Kitasatospora gansuensis contains the following:
- a CDS encoding phage distal tail protein, whose amino-acid sequence is MAGELITTDGQIQWAGLLLGERSPYAGRSLTGWQDLPDLDDGTTPRAQEHGAYPGRLLAQRRVITFEFELIPENPADDVLWPQYLTALRTATAVRQDEQPLVVQLAGQRLLAFARITRRAIPADQAFTRGYPAGALQWEASDPRLYDVLLQSAGTGLPAPESGLPWGSPTETGLAWGSPAETGLAWGTSGSSGDITCTNSGTADTNPVIEITGPATRPSLTRLADNTVLEYDLVLTAADTLVIDTGAGTVTLGGQSRIGTATNRSVPEGLFTLPAGSTSTISFRSGDAVPSPSAGAVLRWRSAHW
- a CDS encoding phage tail protein yields the protein MAGSPGGREVDRLSIKVLPDTSGFAGKLQTYLDRVQQRAQLDITITPDTTGFAERLDAALRRAVQAADVTIRPVLDRPAARQIKAYLVALTERIDVPIRPVLDRGAARAVVASLDQIYDEIRVPVVPRLDNGARARVSAALDALGRNRTSRIEVRADSSSARSALSGLNPGALLPQVNSLRGALIALGTLGAPAIASLGVSLAQIGPAALVAVPGVLSLGGALSALGLGAIGVGPALKAAFAPAAGGGAAAASTAKQVAAATRQLADSKDALARTTQEAAARVVRANRDIGDAERNLADAQRSALRAQQDLDDARRQAALDSEDLADRVTSGQLAERSAALQLADATDALNAARQQPGQQRQLDEAQLAYDEAVQSLREQQKENRRLADEQAAAARAGVQGAAQVAAAQDKVAASARDVGDAERDVADARESAAQAALDGARQVADAQRAVADAAQAIADASAAGSGGAGGIDAFGAAMAKLAPSARSFVLAVRELGPAFRDVQQAVQQELFAGLDAELKTTAGALLPTLRGELTATAGVLNAMAKGAGSAARDLAGSGVFGTALAGATTGLRNLTALPGQVVTGLVSIGAAAAPAFARLTQGIAQGAGSLTQKITDGLASGKLTAAIDQALRLGSQLFDVLGNVGTILGNILGPAAAAGGGFLGVLQQITAELGRVTATPEVQSALSALFTTIAEIGKVAAPLLGQALGVLGPVLTALGPPAKVLINALGQALSPIIAALGPLLLTVAQTVGELVVAFAPLLPVIGQLIAGLGPVLVPIVAALGQVFVQLAPVVAKVAAVLAAVLAPILAQLPSIIGPLMQVFTTLTGALLPVLGDLLTALAPSLQQLATSFAEVMVALGPLISQLAVLLGDYLKMLMPILTPIIDTVGKLAGIFSGELAKVVTTVVVPALRTLTQLLSGDVKGAWESGKEAAKGWGEHLMRVFTELPGEIGKVLGELAISLFNAGNDIIISLIKGIKNKIPDVKGVLSDLTDMLPSWKGPPSRDRRLLTPAGRSIIDGLISGITDRTPAVRSELQSLTGEISATARSNITTLAAGPATLAAATTPAPLTGPAGPAVSIGTFVAEGGQSPDAIARSLLWAAKGRGR
- a CDS encoding DUF5403 family protein, with amino-acid sequence MAHPDPRAVNSRIAHLPSVRRAVRAELEERAARVQAVVAAHTATGALAASLKVVTDRVDSTVSIADPAVLAINYGHHAPDGTWVEGIHAIEAGIT
- a CDS encoding glycosyltransferase family 4 protein, producing the protein MGRPLRVVARVHGYPPTHNAGAEWMLHTLLRALAERGHAVSVHLHRYGAMPGRYDLDGITVHPLESRTTFVDAGRDADVLIGHLEGAAAAVAFGREWSVPSVVLVHNTHPASFDDAAGAGLAVYNAEWTADEAGEHYTSAELPVPAHLVVRPPVLAVDYATTPGDRVTLVNLNESKGGALFWELAERMPDLEFLGVQGAYGDQVVPGHLPPNAVVLPQQAGAMMRDQVYARTRLLLMPSAYESWGRAGVEAMASGIPVIAHPTPGLVESLGDAGHFADRNDPDAWEKAIRRLLEPKTYAAASAAALARSAELDPAADLTAWCEAVEALAKPGEEAS
- a CDS encoding phage tail tube protein; the protein is MTMNAAAAIIPGTGYIYLAPADTAKPVTITDPLAPGSPWVNLGHTSRDNMPEFTRGGDSPTTLGSWQNSKLRQTSPDVEYGLTFQSIQADATSLQLYFGAGPEAMQADGSIRIPVQPVPQIKALLMILVDGSHYVPLWHPRVSLLGSDAVSLDAENWFSLPIAGTFLASNLIGGAIGEWATALGAGS
- a CDS encoding phage tail assembly protein, with product MGVSLNSLMTEAKTRYTDVELELADGTTARLRNIMMLPDEERRAAQDLVASVDASSDEQEQLAAVIELLVAVAEESDAVRAEVNGWPAVAQLMLVEHYLEATQLGEASRSSN